A stretch of DNA from Dokdonia sp. PRO95:
TTCAAGACAATCTTATTTTTCATCCGCAGCAGTTGCCGCAGGATTATGCTTTTGATTTTGAACATCCGGCTGAGGAGGTTTGGCTTGATGCTCAAGATGGAGCACGCTTGCACGGACTTAACTTTCAGGTGGATGATGCCAAAGGAACCATTTTATACTTTCACGGTAACGCTTCAAGTCTTGCTCGCTGGGGAGAGATTGTGCAGTTTTTTGTTGAGAAACAATATAATGTCGTGGTGATGGATTATCGTCAGTATGGCAAGAGTGGAGGAGCGCTTACTGAGCAAAATTTATATGATGATAGTTTGCTGTGGTACGCTTTCGCGAAAGCGCAATATCCCACAACTCCAATAATAAGCTACGGTAGAAGTCTTGGGACAACCTTTGCGACCTATGTGGCGTCTAAAGAAAATGTGAGCCAACTCGTACTAGAAACCCCATTTTACAGTATTGAAAACGAGGCAAGCTCAAGATTTTCTATCCTTCCAGTCAAGAAATTACTTAAATATGAATTCCCAACGTATCGCTATATAAATGATGTGCAATCACCTATTGCGGTGTTTCATGGTACAGAAGATGAAGTGGTGGCATACGCCCACGGAAAACGATTATTTGACAGCATAGATCAACAAGAAAAGGTATTAATTACCATTCCAGAAGGTGGACATAATAACCTCATTGAGTTTCCTGCCTATGAGGAAGCTATAGATAAGGTTCTTAATTAATTATCGTATCGTTTCTTCCTTAATCCATTTTGCAATGAGCGTTAGTGCTCTTGGAGCCATGGTTTGCTCTATTTCTGAGTATTCCGTTAACGCGCCAGTGGTGCTTTCTTGAAAGAGATGATTAAGCCCTTCAAAGGCTACTGTTCTTGTGCGCTCATTATTACTAGATGCAAAAGCTTCTTTTATAGCTTCCAGATTCTCTTCATAAGGAACTTGTAAATCCTTTTTGCCATTCATTGCGAGAATAGGAGTTTTGATTTTACTTAAATATGTACTTGGCTTCGTTCTTAGTAGACTTATGATCTCGGGAGTAGTGATTTGATTTGTGATGGATTCCACTTGCTGTGCGGGTACATTAGGACCAAGTTTGTTAAGTAAGGCTGCATTTACTTCGTTTTTTAGGTCTCTATGATTTTCTGGAGCATTTACAATGATCTCATAAGCAAGTCCTATCATTTCTAGTCCTTGTTGTATTTGAGCTTCTGGTACATTAAGTAACCGTTCTAGCGCTGCTTTTTGTGAGAGCATGAGTTGGTCACCGGCTATTCCAGGTCCTGCGAGCATGACTGTAAAATCTACATCATCATTAGTTGCCGCAATTTGCGGAGCAATAATCCCTCCTATGCTATGACCTATAAAACCAAATTTAGACTCCTTGAGATAAGAACGCTTTTTAAGATACTCAAGTGCCTCCGTGGCATCTCTCGTAAACTCTGGGATACCTGCAGTTTTAAAAGTTCCAGTAGATTTACCTACGCCGCGCTCGTCGTATCTAAAAACGGCAATCCCTTGTCTGGTGAGATAATCTGCAAGGACGTAGTATAACTGGTGGCCAAACATATC
This window harbors:
- a CDS encoding alpha/beta hydrolase, with the translated sequence MKKLKKPLIILFIVANLYAILCGGLYFFQDNLIFHPQQLPQDYAFDFEHPAEEVWLDAQDGARLHGLNFQVDDAKGTILYFHGNASSLARWGEIVQFFVEKQYNVVVMDYRQYGKSGGALTEQNLYDDSLLWYAFAKAQYPTTPIISYGRSLGTTFATYVASKENVSQLVLETPFYSIENEASSRFSILPVKKLLKYEFPTYRYINDVQSPIAVFHGTEDEVVAYAHGKRLFDSIDQQEKVLITIPEGGHNNLIEFPAYEEAIDKVLN
- a CDS encoding alpha/beta fold hydrolase, with product MKALFTLILGFLIALTSYSQEITGDWTGTVDFQGKKLDFAFHIQEENSALATTMDIPSQGLMAGKAATTTFTNDTLVATFPDFNIIYKGAFENDRFTGNIIQNNFPVSLNLERGVITLNRPQQPKAPFNYTTKELVFKNKEDDIQLAGTLTLPNYIKNPPVAIIISGSGPQNRDGDMFGHQLYYVLADYLTRQGIAVFRYDERGVGKSTGTFKTAGIPEFTRDATEALEYLKKRSYLKESKFGFIGHSIGGIIAPQIAATNDDVDFTVMLAGPGIAGDQLMLSQKAALERLLNVPEAQIQQGLEMIGLAYEIIVNAPENHRDLKNEVNAALLNKLGPNVPAQQVESITNQITTPEIISLLRTKPSTYLSKIKTPILAMNGKKDLQVPYEENLEAIKEAFASSNNERTRTVAFEGLNHLFQESTTGALTEYSEIEQTMAPRALTLIAKWIKEETIR